The following are encoded together in the Scomber japonicus isolate fScoJap1 chromosome 20, fScoJap1.pri, whole genome shotgun sequence genome:
- the LOC128381093 gene encoding mitogen-activated protein kinase kinase kinase 14-like gives MDLKPACLAQLVKEMNTLPEDLALHYLHQTLGALEHLHHRKVLHLDVKVDNVLLSADCRDTFLCDFGLSETLDDNGWSTKAFRGAAFPGTETHMAPEVVRGDQLCAKADVWSSCCMLLHMLNGCHPWIRYYSHPLCLQIVNEPPPLWEVPSKCNNFTAKVFRAGLQKNPDRRASAKELRKKITKALRAVGGLSPWSIKTACERLCHGKTEDTPSSLSSGIPATPNKPSPPVSAPMMYWVSPWRTTAVDEDSNDLEEGDSDLLSRVWESQPKSLRDDYTASEKDWDTGSDSEVDIYMGEEEYIREKWLKTDRDYEGDWEEEGDEEEEEEEEEEWDSSVSTEYLRTLRGLFPLLQKAKQTNNNSGRSEPELEYIRDGVALGTTIQPPSPEPRDDPPSCFSCSDTSPIDDSDKESDRSSDDLSSGVFSSCNSQADRHLEWLVSANQPSSYCFEGVDIWIENVQGECLRIRERRQVKVGHVAIGISDQISGKAFTLETLDRKMVPLDQEIKDSYLWLRCVPAPDRCQRWRWRVSDGKLELRE, from the exons ATGGACTTGAAACCAG CTTGTTTGGCACAGCTCGTAAAGGAGATGAACACCCTACCTGAGGATTTGGCCCTGCACTACCTTCATCAGACTCTAGGGGCGCTGGAACACCTGCACCACAGAAAAGTCCTGCACCTGGATGTCAAAG TTGACAATGTGCTGCTGTCTGCAGACTGCAGAGACACATTCCTCTGTGACTTTGGTCTCTCAGAGACATTAGATGACAATGGATGGAGCACCAAGGCCTTCAGGG GCGCCGCCTTCCCTGGCACAGAGACCCACATGGCTCCTGAGGTAGTAAGAGGGGACCAACTCTGTGCCAAGGCGGATGTGTGGAGCAGCTGTTGTATGCTACTGCACATGCTCAACGGATGCCACCCATGGATACGTTACTATTCCCATCCACTATGTCTCCAG ATTGTCAACGAGCCTCCGCCTCTGTGGGAGGTGCCGTCCAAATGTAACAATTTCACAGCCAAAGTGTTCAGGGCCGGACTCCAGAAGAATCCTGACAGGCGAGCATCAGCAAAGGAGCTGAGGAAGAAAATCACCAAGGCCCTCAGAGCAG TTGGAGGTCTGAGTCCCTGGTCCATCAAAACGGCCTGTGAAAGGCTGTGTCACGGCAAGACTGAAGACACTCCCAGCTCTTTGTCATCTGGAATCCCTGCCACCCCAAATAAACCATCACCTCCCGTCTCAGCTCCCATGATGTACTGGGTGAGCCCCTGGAGAACTACGGCAGTGGACGAGGACAGCAATGACCTGGAGGAAGGTGACTCAGATTTGCTGAGCAGGGTATGGGAATCTCAGCCAAAATCACTGCGGGATGATTACACTGCAAGTGAGAAAGACTGGGACACTGGGTCTGATTCAGAAGTAGACATCTATATGGGAGAGGAGGAATATATTCGGGAGAAGTGGCTGAAAACTGACAGGGACTATGAAGGTGAttgggaagaggagggagatgaagaggaggaggaggaggaggaggaggagtgggattCTTCTGTATCCACAGAGTATCTCCGTACTCTTCGAGGCCTTTTCCCTTTACTGCAAAAAGccaaacagacaaacaacaatTCAGGGAGATCAGAACCAGAGCTGGAATACATCAGAGACG GTGTAGCTCTTGGCACCACAATCCAGCCCCCCTCCCCTGAGCCACGAGATGACCCTCCGTCCTGTTTCAGCTGCTCGGATACATCGCCAATTGATGACTCAGACAAG GAATCTGATCGCTCATCTGATGACCTCAGCTCTGGAGTCTTTTCCTCTTGCAACAGTCAAGCAGACAGACACCTGGAGTGGTTGGTGTCAGCAAATCAGCCCTCCTCGTACTGCTTTGAAG GTGTTGACATCTGGATAGAGAACGTACAAGGCGAGTGTCTGAGGATTCGAGAACGTCGGCAGGTCAAAGTGGGACATGTTGCGATAGGAATTAGTGATCAG ATCTCAGGGAAAGCCTTCACTTTGGAGACCCTCGACAGGAAGATGGTGCCCTTGGATCAAGAGATCAAAGACTCCTACCTGTGGCTCCGCTGTGTTCCTGCTCCTGACAGATGTCAGCGCTGGAGGTGGAGGGTCAGTGACGGCAAGCTGGAGCTACGAGaatga